From a region of the Calonectris borealis chromosome 2, bCalBor7.hap1.2, whole genome shotgun sequence genome:
- the ASB4 gene encoding ankyrin repeat and SOCS box protein 4, whose product MDLEETYKEGENTEGEITRAAAAKLVKKAFLEALKSNDFETLEELLSQKKIDVDTVFEVEDENLILASYKQGYWLPSYKLKISWATGLHLAVMYGHLESLSVLLNHKATINCRPNGKAAIHVACEMANVECLKILCNHGAKLNCFSMSGQAPLHFCTTRTSMPCAQQLVWRGANVNIKTNNQDEETPLHIVARLGIPELVAFYVEQGAHIDALNAYMETPLACAAYWALHYKDQIYSPDHHLVCRMLLDYKAEVNTRDEDFKSPLHKAAWNCDHVLLHMLLEAGAEANIMDVNGCAPLQYIIKVTSVRPAAQPDICYQLLLNHGAARIYPLQFHKVLQACHSHPRAVEVVVNTYEHIKSTSKWKAAIPDDVFERHQDFYDSLFTVCSNSPRSLMHLCRCAIRAMLSERCHREVPLLSIPPPMKKYLLLEPEGILY is encoded by the exons ATGGATCTGGAGGAGACATACAAAGAGGGAGAGAATACAGAGGGGGAAATTACTCGAGCTGCAGCTGCAAAGTTGGTGAAAAAGGCTTTTCTCGAAGCCCTGAAGTCCAATGActttgaaacactggaagagcTCTTGAGCCAAAAGAAAATAGACGTGGACACAGTGTTTGAAGTAGAAGATGAAAACCTGATTCTGGCATCCTACAAACAAG GGTACTGGCTGCCTagctacaaattaaaaatatcctgGGCAACCGGGCTTCATCTAGCTGTCATGTATGGACATCTGGAGAGTCTTTCAGTCCTGCTCAATCACAAAGCTACAATCAACTGCCGGCCCAACGGAAAAGCTGCAATCCATGTAGCGTGTGAAATGGCAAATGTTGAGTGTCTCAAGATCCTTTGCAACCACGGAGCCAAGCTGAACTGCTTTTCAATGAGTGGGCAGGCGCCCTTGCACTTCTGTACGACACGAACCTCCATGCCCTGTGCCCAGCAGCTGGTTTGGAGAG GAGCAAATGtgaacataaaaacaaacaaccaagaTGAGGAGACTCCTCTGCACATTGTTGCACGTTTGGGTATCCCTGAGCTCGTGGCCTTTTACGTGGAACAAGGAGCACACATTGATGCTCTCAATGCCTACATGGAGACTCCCCTGGCCTGTGCAGCCTATTGGGCCCTTCACTATAAGGATCAGATATACAGCCCAGATCACCACCTCGTCTGTCGGATGCTCTTAGACTATAAAGCTGAAGTGAACACTCGTGATGAGGACTTCAAATCACCGCTCCACAAAGCTGCCTGGAACTGTGATCACGTCCTGCTGCATatgctgctggaggcaggagcagaagCAAACATCATGGATGTCAATGGCTGTGCACCACTACAGTATATCATAAAAGTGACATCTGTGCGGCCAGCTGCCCAGCCTGACATCTGCTACCAGCTGCTACTGAATCATGGAGCCGCTAGGATATATCCCCTGCAATTCCACAAG GTGCTACAAGCCTGTCATTCCCACCCCAGAGCTGTGGAGGTTGTCGTCAATACCTACGAACACATCAAATCAACATCGAAGTGGAAAGCAGCCATACCTGATGACGTCTTTGAG CGGCACCAGGATTTCTATGACTCTTTGTTCACTGTGTGCAGCAATTCCCCACGGTCACTCATGCATTTATGCAGATGTGCTATTCGGGCAATGCTGTCAGAAAGGTGCCACCGAGAGGTCCCCTTGCTCTCCATCCCCCCACCCATGAAGAAGTACTTGCTGCTGGAACCAGAAGGAATCCTCTACTGA